A single Elusimicrobiota bacterium DNA region contains:
- a CDS encoding FkbM family methyltransferase, whose translation MAGITDRNGRKIRMILYDNKGNPKELDQHAFNTVHRIRQNIPRITGSSAGGYSSKLLCDKAIKKIMGMAPEKIEIKFKNKKRVFLMVPKDLGNFIRDISSIIKDNQYNVVNLKNTVVIDAGANIGIFSLYAYACGAKKIYAFEPVSETYEILKKNINLNHLEKMIVPVNIALGKKTDTVRIKYNIGGEGSAMIEGSDIAVNKNIRYKNTRDIKVIALDSFISGRVGFIKIDVEGYEENVLSGAGRIIRKYKPVLSFSAYHRPADKKTLPKTVLSIRDDYKITLNTFAEHDFYCE comes from the coding sequence ATGGCGGGAATAACAGACAGGAACGGCCGCAAAATCAGGATGATTTTGTACGACAACAAAGGGAATCCCAAGGAATTGGACCAGCATGCTTTTAATACCGTACATCGTATCAGGCAGAATATCCCGCGTATAACCGGTTCCTCCGCCGGCGGCTATTCGTCCAAGCTGTTATGCGACAAGGCCATTAAAAAAATTATGGGAATGGCCCCTGAAAAGATAGAAATTAAATTCAAAAATAAAAAAAGAGTATTCCTCATGGTTCCCAAAGACCTGGGGAATTTCATCCGCGACATAAGTTCAATTATAAAAGACAACCAATATAACGTTGTGAACCTCAAAAACACCGTGGTTATAGATGCCGGGGCCAATATCGGCATTTTTTCTTTATACGCTTACGCATGCGGCGCCAAAAAAATTTACGCTTTTGAACCGGTCAGCGAAACGTATGAAATATTGAAAAAGAACATAAACCTCAATCATTTGGAAAAGATGATCGTGCCCGTGAATATCGCTTTGGGAAAGAAAACGGACACTGTAAGGATAAAATACAATATCGGGGGGGAAGGCTCGGCGATGATAGAGGGGAGCGATATCGCCGTGAATAAAAATATCCGGTATAAAAATACGCGGGATATAAAGGTCATCGCTCTGGACAGTTTTATCAGCGGCAGGGTGGGTTTTATAAAAATAGACGTGGAGGGATACGAAGAAAACGTTTTATCCGGGGCGGGAAGGATTATCAGGAAATATAAGCCTGTTTTATCCTTTTCCGCCTATCATAGACCGGCGGATAAAAAAACGCTTCCGAAAACAGTTTTAAGCATAAGGGATGATTACAAGATAACTTTAAACACTTTTGCCGAACATGATTTTTATTGCGAGTAG
- a CDS encoding nucleotidyltransferase domain-containing protein, whose protein sequence is MIDLKPNYLRKVKGILAGHVREFDVLVYGARVEGTAKTHSYLDLVVMTDHPLVASRLDSLSAAFAAAGLPFRVEIVDWAVIGKSFRKEIKKNGVLIQRFPAK, encoded by the coding sequence ATGATCGATTTAAAACCGAATTATCTTCGAAAGGTGAAGGGGATACTTGCCGGGCATGTGCGGGAATTCGATGTGCTGGTCTATGGCGCAAGGGTAGAGGGTACGGCTAAGACGCATTCATACCTGGACCTTGTGGTAATGACGGATCACCCGCTTGTCGCGTCGCGGCTTGACAGCCTTTCAGCGGCGTTTGCCGCCGCGGGCCTGCCTTTCAGGGTTGAGATAGTAGACTGGGCGGTTATCGGCAAGTCTTTCCGCAAAGAGATCAAAAAAAACGGCGTCCTCATCCAGCGCTTTCCGGCAAAATAG
- a CDS encoding C1 family peptidase, protein MFKKWLIAITAGASLFGVRAVAAEQADFNQGMDVKGIIDTLQVKFEMPGFPRGLSDTFQSASERKVHAKGLIKKDLPAIYWQKFQYRNVQIPGVLDLRANLTQIENQGYCGSCWAFSLTATHRDGHALAGKDPGRLSQEWLVDNSTEAAGCKGGYFDSANDFVEPGGQPLWSACPYKQGSGKCPVALPLAAHITGWHMFGEKGQGTTVQEIEAYMATTGSPVSIGVAAAAGSWENYSGGIYNACTSGELDHMINIVGWDNEGAAFDANGNLPPGKGIWILRNSWGKSWGENGYMRTKMTDAAGKRCNAVAEEAAYFDF, encoded by the coding sequence ATGTTCAAGAAATGGCTCATAGCAATAACGGCCGGCGCGTCACTCTTCGGTGTGCGGGCTGTGGCCGCGGAACAGGCGGATTTCAACCAGGGAATGGACGTTAAAGGCATCATAGACACACTTCAGGTCAAGTTTGAGATGCCCGGCTTCCCCAGGGGTCTCTCGGACACTTTCCAATCAGCTTCCGAAAGGAAGGTCCACGCGAAAGGACTTATAAAAAAGGACCTTCCAGCGATCTATTGGCAGAAGTTCCAGTACCGCAATGTGCAGATCCCGGGCGTTTTAGATCTGCGCGCGAATCTGACGCAGATAGAGAATCAGGGCTATTGCGGAAGCTGCTGGGCCTTCAGCCTTACGGCCACCCATCGCGACGGACACGCGCTTGCCGGAAAAGATCCCGGCCGGCTTTCCCAGGAATGGCTGGTTGACAATTCTACCGAGGCCGCGGGCTGCAAAGGCGGCTACTTTGATTCGGCGAACGACTTCGTGGAACCCGGCGGACAGCCGCTCTGGAGCGCCTGTCCCTACAAACAAGGCTCCGGCAAATGCCCGGTCGCGCTCCCGCTCGCCGCGCATATAACCGGCTGGCACATGTTCGGTGAAAAAGGCCAGGGCACGACCGTGCAGGAGATAGAAGCTTATATGGCCACCACCGGCAGCCCCGTATCGATCGGCGTAGCGGCGGCGGCCGGCAGTTGGGAAAATTACAGCGGCGGCATTTACAATGCCTGCACCTCAGGCGAATTGGACCACATGATCAACATCGTGGGTTGGGACAACGAGGGCGCCGCGTTCGACGCAAACGGCAACCTCCCCCCCGGCAAAGGCATCTGGATCCTGCGCAACAGCTGGGGCAAGTCGTGGGGTGAGAATGGCTATATGCGCACCAAAATGACCGACGCAGCCGGAAAGAGATGCAATGCCGTGGCGGAAGAGGCCGCTTACTTCGACTTTTAA
- a CDS encoding winged helix DNA-binding domain-containing protein → MTTEKLRRLRSYAIANSLFKPVTLQAAIRRLGFVQADPIRAPARAQDLILRHRVRGYRAGDLERRYPALDIEEDYLYAYGFVSRETWRLLHPRQAAELNALERKILEKVRETGETHPAQLEKHFGSRRVINAWGGNSKATTHALDNLHYRGFLRIARRENGIRIYAAATPRSEQLPPAERLRKRVLAVVNILAPVPEKTLQTLTAPLLRRSFPGFGGACAVLSGMVRTGELREETADGLNYFLPPVKMPALAAPGRVRFLAPFDPLVWDRRRFEHFWKWPYRFEAYTPSAKRLRGYYAMPLLWGDSVIGWANARVAGKRLNVELGFIAKRPGDKNFRSELESEIGRLETFLNLRAEAG, encoded by the coding sequence ATGACTACGGAAAAGTTGCGGCGATTACGCAGCTACGCGATAGCCAACTCATTGTTCAAGCCGGTCACGCTGCAGGCCGCGATCCGCAGGCTGGGATTCGTGCAGGCCGATCCTATCCGCGCGCCGGCGCGGGCGCAGGATCTGATACTGCGCCACAGGGTCAGGGGGTATCGCGCCGGCGACCTCGAGCGGCGGTATCCGGCGCTCGACATTGAAGAGGACTATTTATACGCTTACGGCTTTGTGTCGCGGGAAACATGGCGGCTGCTGCATCCGCGGCAAGCGGCGGAATTGAACGCTCTGGAAAGAAAGATCCTGGAAAAGGTGCGTGAAACAGGAGAAACGCATCCCGCGCAGCTGGAAAAACATTTCGGAAGCAGGCGCGTAATAAACGCCTGGGGCGGAAATTCCAAAGCGACCACACACGCGCTTGACAACCTGCACTATCGCGGCTTCCTTCGGATCGCCCGGCGCGAGAACGGTATACGGATCTATGCGGCGGCGACGCCGCGCTCCGAACAGCTGCCTCCGGCTGAGCGTCTGCGAAAGCGCGTTCTTGCGGTCGTAAATATTCTCGCGCCTGTTCCTGAAAAAACGCTTCAAACTTTAACGGCGCCGCTGCTGCGCCGCTCTTTTCCCGGCTTCGGCGGCGCGTGCGCGGTGTTGTCGGGCATGGTGAGAACCGGGGAACTCAGGGAAGAAACGGCGGACGGTCTCAATTACTTTCTTCCGCCGGTCAAAATGCCGGCTTTGGCGGCGCCGGGGCGCGTGCGTTTTCTTGCTCCTTTTGACCCATTGGTATGGGACAGGAGGCGGTTCGAGCATTTTTGGAAATGGCCCTATCGATTCGAGGCGTACACGCCGTCCGCCAAAAGGCTGCGCGGCTATTACGCCATGCCGCTCTTGTGGGGCGACAGCGTTATCGGCTGGGCGAACGCGCGCGTCGCCGGAAAACGTCTGAATGTGGAGCTGGGATTCATAGCGAAACGCCCCGGCGATAAAAATTTCCGTTCAGAACTGGAATCGGAAATCGGCCGTCTGGAGACATTCCTGAATTTGCGGGCGGAGGCGGGATGA
- a CDS encoding tetratricopeptide repeat protein, producing MRKILTAGKAPLIALIVAAGLASFAGTLRLGFIWDDPQMIVANVNIRSWSPANLRHHFTSDVFNQGLDYYRPLQSVSNAVDFTVWKLNPFGYHLTNLFFHLLNSCLVFLLALELGFSAVVAFIASALFASNPAVVEQLIVIAGRAEVMTLSFSLLSVLLFLKKGRLRYALSLVCFALAMLSKESGVITPALTALALFARRENRREYLKLIPFLAMVPPYLYLREYAVGFSVLKSDGIAWTAAATLLKLPKIIFLYLGNSLVPFNLHSHHMQPDFGAGASFYFLALYAAIAAALLRRHRLSLFLAGWYLAALAPKLPILISTRNDYMLDHWVYPCNFALFLGVALLYEKAACRGAAAKKTAAAAVCALLLFYVYEGNLNTALRGSSIKIYEHALKHTVSYQAMHNLAREYYLLGDYKKALGLLIPVVRREPTEIHLNSLALVLARLGRLKEAGEILDAELSSGNPLKETFYNRAAVYEHSGDPDKAALVLEDALKKYPDYTNAMDYLAEFKLIAGKKADAGDLYLKALSLDPYDPRALTSLGTLAAEKGNLREAEAKWKKALVTDPSNAAAIANLKRLGEKVGR from the coding sequence ATGAGAAAGATATTAACCGCAGGAAAGGCCCCGCTTATAGCGCTGATCGTGGCGGCCGGACTCGCCTCTTTTGCCGGCACGCTGCGTCTCGGCTTCATCTGGGACGACCCGCAGATGATAGTCGCCAACGTAAACATACGCAGCTGGTCGCCGGCGAACCTCAGACACCATTTCACCAGCGACGTGTTCAACCAGGGGCTGGACTATTACCGCCCTCTGCAATCCGTCTCCAACGCCGTGGACTTCACCGTCTGGAAACTAAACCCTTTCGGCTATCACCTGACCAACCTGTTTTTCCACCTGCTGAATTCCTGCCTGGTTTTTCTGCTGGCGCTTGAACTCGGATTTTCCGCGGTCGTCGCGTTTATAGCCTCGGCGCTGTTCGCCTCGAACCCCGCCGTAGTGGAGCAACTGATAGTGATAGCCGGAAGAGCGGAGGTTATGACGCTCTCTTTTTCCCTGTTGTCCGTTCTTTTGTTCCTGAAAAAAGGCCGCCTGCGCTACGCGCTCTCGCTCGTTTGTTTCGCGCTGGCTATGCTTTCCAAGGAATCCGGCGTCATAACGCCGGCGCTGACCGCGCTGGCCCTGTTCGCCAGGCGGGAGAACAGGAGAGAATATCTTAAACTTATCCCCTTTCTCGCCATGGTCCCCCCGTATCTGTATCTGAGGGAATACGCCGTGGGATTTTCGGTGCTGAAATCCGACGGCATAGCTTGGACCGCCGCGGCCACGCTCTTGAAACTCCCCAAGATCATATTCCTGTACCTCGGCAATTCGCTGGTGCCGTTCAATCTGCATTCGCATCATATGCAGCCGGATTTCGGGGCGGGAGCGTCTTTTTATTTTCTGGCTCTTTACGCCGCCATCGCGGCGGCGTTGCTGCGCAGGCACCGCCTGTCGCTTTTTCTGGCGGGCTGGTATCTGGCCGCGCTGGCCCCGAAATTGCCCATCCTCATAAGCACAAGAAACGATTATATGCTTGACCACTGGGTGTATCCCTGCAACTTCGCGCTGTTTCTTGGAGTAGCCCTGCTGTACGAAAAAGCCGCCTGTCGCGGCGCCGCCGCAAAAAAAACCGCCGCCGCCGCGGTCTGCGCGCTGCTGCTTTTTTACGTGTACGAAGGAAATCTTAACACCGCTTTGCGCGGCTCAAGCATAAAAATTTACGAGCATGCCCTGAAACATACCGTGTCCTATCAGGCCATGCACAATCTCGCGCGGGAATACTATCTGCTGGGGGATTATAAAAAAGCGCTGGGGCTGCTGATACCGGTGGTAAGGCGGGAGCCGACCGAAATACACCTGAACAGCCTTGCGCTTGTGCTGGCGAGGCTCGGCCGCCTTAAGGAAGCCGGGGAAATACTGGACGCCGAACTCAGCAGCGGGAATCCCTTAAAAGAAACTTTTTACAACAGGGCGGCGGTGTATGAACATTCCGGCGATCCGGACAAAGCAGCGCTCGTCCTTGAAGATGCGCTTAAAAAATATCCCGACTACACCAATGCCATGGATTATCTCGCGGAATTTAAACTGATAGCCGGGAAAAAAGCGGATGCCGGAGATCTTTACCTGAAAGCCCTGTCTCTGGACCCTTACGATCCGCGGGCGCTCACCTCGCTCGGAACGCTGGCGGCCGAAAAGGGGAACCTGAGGGAGGCCGAAGCAAAGTGGAAAAAAGCCCTAGTGACGGACCCGTCAAACGCCGCCGCCATAGCAAACCTGAAAAGGCTGGGGGAAAAAGTGGGGAGATAA
- the glgB gene encoding 1,4-alpha-glucan branching protein GlgB yields MKKLESGAQSLTDQDIYLFNEGNHVRLYEKFGAHPVIGGPVEGTRFAVWAPNAMAVYVMGDFNGWNKTRDALKERASSGIWEGFIAGVKQGCNYKYHIVSKYAGFHGEKADPLAFTSEVPPKTASVVWSLDYGWNDSQWMETRGRANGLKSPVSIYEVHPGSWRRVPEEGNRPLTYREMAAQLPAYVKQMGFTHVELMPVTEHPFYGSWGYQTIGYFSPTSRYGSPQDLMYLIDQLHRNGIGVILDWVPAHFPADAHGLEYFDGTHLYEHADPKQGVHPDWNSSIFNFGRNEVRSFLLSSALFWLDRYHVDGLRVDAVASMLYLDYSRKPGEWIPNRHGGNENLEAIAFLQQFNRVVYKNYPDVQTYAEESTAWPGVSRPTYIGGLGFGMKWDMGWMHDTLQYLSKDPVYRKYHHNALTFRMLYAFGENFVLPLSHDEVAHGKRSLLDKMAGDVWQKFANLRLLYGTMFAQPGQKLLFMGGEFAQWTEWDHERSLDWHLTEFKPHSGMQNWVKDLNLLYRAEPALYELSCNPAGFEWVDANDSQQSVLAFLRKGAGEGDMILAACNFTSVPRFNYRIGVPRGGFWKEILNSDAAAYWGSGMGNLGGANAEPFASHGRPYSLRVTLPPLSIVFFKL; encoded by the coding sequence ATGAAAAAACTTGAGAGCGGCGCGCAATCGCTTACCGATCAGGATATTTACCTCTTTAACGAGGGTAATCATGTGCGGCTGTATGAAAAGTTCGGCGCGCATCCGGTGATTGGCGGACCGGTTGAGGGAACCCGCTTCGCGGTCTGGGCGCCCAACGCTATGGCGGTTTACGTGATGGGCGACTTCAACGGCTGGAACAAAACACGGGACGCTTTGAAAGAGAGGGCCAGTTCCGGCATATGGGAAGGCTTTATCGCGGGAGTCAAACAGGGCTGCAATTATAAATACCACATTGTTTCAAAATACGCCGGCTTTCACGGGGAAAAAGCGGATCCGCTGGCGTTCACTTCCGAAGTCCCTCCAAAAACCGCGTCCGTGGTCTGGTCGCTTGATTACGGCTGGAATGACAGCCAATGGATGGAAACCCGGGGCCGGGCCAACGGCCTGAAAAGCCCCGTTTCTATCTATGAGGTACATCCGGGTTCCTGGCGGCGCGTTCCCGAAGAGGGAAACAGGCCGCTCACCTACCGGGAAATGGCGGCGCAGTTGCCGGCGTACGTGAAACAGATGGGTTTTACGCATGTGGAGCTGATGCCCGTTACCGAACACCCTTTTTACGGGTCATGGGGTTATCAGACCATCGGGTATTTTTCTCCCACCAGCCGTTACGGCAGCCCCCAGGACCTGATGTACCTGATAGACCAGCTTCACCGGAACGGCATCGGCGTTATACTTGACTGGGTGCCCGCGCATTTCCCGGCAGACGCGCACGGCCTTGAATATTTTGACGGCACGCATCTCTATGAACACGCCGATCCCAAACAGGGCGTGCATCCGGATTGGAACAGCTCCATTTTCAACTTCGGGCGCAACGAGGTGCGCAGTTTCCTGCTCAGCAGCGCCCTGTTCTGGCTGGACAGGTATCACGTTGACGGGCTGCGGGTTGACGCGGTGGCGTCCATGCTGTACCTGGATTACTCGCGCAAGCCCGGCGAGTGGATACCGAACCGCCACGGCGGGAACGAAAACCTGGAAGCTATCGCTTTCCTGCAGCAATTCAACCGCGTCGTTTATAAGAATTACCCGGACGTACAGACCTACGCCGAGGAATCCACCGCCTGGCCGGGGGTTTCGCGCCCGACCTATATCGGCGGGCTGGGCTTCGGAATGAAGTGGGATATGGGCTGGATGCATGACACGCTCCAGTATTTGTCCAAAGACCCGGTGTACCGGAAGTACCATCATAACGCCCTCACCTTCCGCATGCTCTACGCGTTCGGCGAGAATTTTGTCCTGCCCCTGTCTCATGACGAAGTGGCCCACGGCAAAAGATCGCTGCTGGATAAAATGGCCGGCGATGTATGGCAAAAATTCGCGAATTTAAGGCTTTTATACGGGACCATGTTCGCCCAGCCGGGGCAAAAACTTCTTTTTATGGGCGGCGAGTTCGCGCAATGGACCGAGTGGGACCACGAACGGAGCCTGGACTGGCACTTAACGGAATTCAAGCCCCACTCCGGAATGCAGAACTGGGTTAAAGATCTCAACCTTCTTTATCGGGCCGAGCCCGCGCTCTACGAACTTAGCTGCAACCCCGCCGGATTTGAATGGGTCGACGCGAATGATTCACAGCAAAGCGTGCTGGCTTTTCTGCGCAAAGGCGCGGGCGAGGGGGACATGATCCTGGCGGCCTGCAATTTCACGTCCGTGCCGCGGTTCAATTACCGGATCGGCGTGCCGCGCGGCGGTTTCTGGAAAGAAATCCTTAACAGCGACGCCGCGGCTTATTGGGGGAGCGGAATGGGGAACCTGGGCGGCGCAAACGCCGAACCTTTCGCCTCGCACGGGCGTCCTTATTCCCTCAGAGTGACGCTGCCTCCCCTTTCCATCGTGTTTTTTAAGTTGTAG
- a CDS encoding tetratricopeptide repeat protein codes for MFTIRNNISDAPAESRFFTGLTPYVCLLLLISVVYAHAVFFGFSYLDDNNLILDNFHFLGDLSNFFKAFQRDVFGAANEFYYRPLMTISLMIDARFGGTAPWAYHLTNILIHSASSCLLLVLLRRLGCARFPSFLCSAFFAVHPALCQAVAWIPGRNDSLLALFILPAFIFFIDYAAQRKTLHLALHLLFFLLALLTKETALVLLVLCPLYMLLIARKRIFEPRNLPVFIGWTAAACGWFILRKAAFLHPVQYAPEYMLRSFFTNLPAVMLYTGKFLFPFNLSVLPILRDNTPIYGYIASALIFMLLYCSKNADRKRAAFGLLWFLLFLLPGFLRPNSDLPADFIEHRMYVPALGFILLLLETNAVKNLVFGKNPGTFLAGLILVLFSVINVFYSANFKNSYNFWNNAVTHSPEYHLTQCNFGLELAMKGDLTHAIEHYQEALKLNPAYPDAHNNLGIALAKQGKFEQAVLEYREALRLNPYLAETHDQLGLALSAQGKVDEAVAHYREALRLKPDDVEVHNNWGLALSAQGKTEEAIAHYREALRLKPDLAPVHNNWGMTLAYSGRMDEAIQHFREALKILPNYATARTNLNTALKVKQKSHSRGQ; via the coding sequence ATGTTTACGATCCGCAATAATATTTCCGACGCACCGGCTGAAAGCCGTTTTTTTACGGGTTTAACGCCTTATGTGTGCCTTTTGCTGTTGATAAGCGTCGTTTACGCGCATGCGGTTTTTTTTGGTTTCTCATATCTTGACGACAATAACCTGATCCTTGATAATTTTCACTTTCTGGGAGATCTCTCCAACTTTTTTAAGGCTTTCCAGCGGGATGTTTTTGGCGCGGCGAACGAATTTTATTACAGGCCGCTGATGACCATATCGCTGATGATAGACGCCCGGTTCGGCGGCACGGCGCCATGGGCTTATCACCTCACCAACATATTGATACATTCCGCCTCTTCATGCCTGCTCCTGGTCCTTCTGCGCCGGCTCGGCTGCGCACGGTTCCCGTCGTTCTTATGTTCGGCTTTTTTCGCCGTTCATCCGGCCCTGTGCCAGGCGGTCGCCTGGATCCCGGGCAGGAACGACTCCCTGCTGGCGCTTTTCATCCTTCCGGCTTTCATCTTCTTCATCGATTACGCCGCGCAGAGAAAAACCCTCCATCTGGCGCTGCATCTTTTGTTTTTTTTACTCGCCCTGCTCACAAAAGAGACCGCTCTGGTTTTGCTCGTCTTATGCCCTTTGTACATGCTTCTGATTGCGCGGAAACGTATTTTCGAACCGCGCAACCTGCCGGTTTTTATCGGGTGGACAGCGGCAGCCTGCGGATGGTTTATTCTCCGTAAAGCGGCTTTCCTGCATCCTGTCCAATACGCGCCGGAGTATATGTTACGGTCTTTTTTCACGAATCTGCCCGCCGTTATGCTGTACACAGGCAAGTTTTTATTCCCGTTCAATCTTTCCGTTCTTCCGATTTTGCGCGATAACACCCCGATTTACGGATATATCGCATCGGCTCTTATTTTCATGCTTTTATATTGTTCAAAAAATGCGGACAGGAAGCGCGCGGCTTTCGGATTGTTATGGTTTCTGCTTTTCCTGCTGCCCGGCTTTCTGCGGCCTAATTCCGATCTGCCGGCCGATTTCATAGAGCACAGAATGTATGTGCCGGCTCTGGGGTTTATCCTTCTGCTGCTTGAGACAAACGCGGTAAAAAACCTTGTTTTCGGCAAAAACCCGGGCACGTTCCTTGCGGGACTGATACTGGTTTTATTTTCCGTTATTAACGTTTTCTACAGCGCCAACTTTAAGAATTCATACAATTTCTGGAACAACGCCGTGACACATTCACCGGAGTATCACCTGACCCAGTGCAATTTCGGCCTTGAACTGGCGATGAAGGGCGACTTAACCCATGCCATAGAGCATTATCAGGAAGCATTGAAACTTAATCCCGCTTATCCAGATGCTCACAATAATCTCGGCATCGCGTTGGCCAAACAGGGGAAGTTTGAACAAGCTGTTTTGGAGTACAGGGAGGCATTGCGGTTGAACCCGTACCTGGCGGAAACACACGATCAATTGGGGCTTGCCTTAAGCGCTCAGGGTAAAGTGGACGAGGCTGTCGCGCATTATCGCGAAGCATTGCGGCTCAAGCCGGACGATGTGGAAGTTCATAATAACTGGGGACTTGCTTTAAGCGCTCAGGGCAAAACCGAGGAAGCTATAGCGCATTACCGCGAAGCATTGCGGCTTAAGCCGGACCTGGCGCCGGTTCATAATAACTGGGGCATGACTCTGGCTTACTCCGGCAGGATGGATGAGGCTATACAACATTTCCGTGAAGCCCTTAAAATTCTCCCGAATTACGCGACTGCCCGAACAAACCTGAACACAGCTTTGAAGGTAAAACAGAAAAGCCATAGCCGCGGACAATAA
- a CDS encoding GNAT family protein, with protein MKGIELKTGRLLLRTVRPSDAEVIFGYRSRPEVSKYQGSMKSLRHTRRLIELTAGLKPDTPLTWYQLAVLEKESGRLIGDMAIHFKDKENQQAELGYTLAPEYQGKGYATEAVACVIDYLFLELHKHRITASVDPRNKKSVKLLERIGMRKEGCFNKSFWTGKIWADDAVYAVLKEEWPKKCGREYNSRP; from the coding sequence ATGAAAGGGATAGAGTTAAAGACCGGAAGGTTGTTGCTGAGGACCGTGCGGCCTTCCGATGCCGAGGTTATTTTCGGATACCGGTCCAGGCCGGAGGTAAGTAAATATCAGGGGTCAATGAAGAGCCTGCGGCATACTCGCCGCCTCATAGAGCTCACCGCCGGCTTAAAGCCGGACACTCCCCTGACCTGGTATCAGCTCGCCGTGCTGGAAAAAGAGAGCGGCAGGCTGATAGGGGATATGGCGATCCATTTCAAGGATAAGGAAAATCAGCAGGCGGAGTTGGGATATACCCTTGCTCCGGAATACCAGGGGAAAGGCTATGCCACGGAAGCGGTCGCCTGCGTGATCGATTATTTATTTCTGGAACTGCATAAACACAGGATCACGGCTTCGGTGGACCCGCGGAACAAGAAATCTGTAAAATTGCTGGAGCGCATCGGGATGAGGAAAGAAGGCTGTTTTAACAAAAGCTTCTGGACCGGCAAGATCTGGGCTGACGACGCGGTCTACGCGGTACTGAAAGAAGAGTGGCCGAAGAAGTGCGGCAGGGAATATAACAGCCGGCCTTGA